The genomic stretch CCGGCGCGCTCTCATAGCCCTCAGCCACCGAGCGCTTGCCCGCCAAGGCCTGTTCCACCGTCCGGCCTTGGCCCAAGGCTAGGCCCAAGCTCATGTTGCGCGACTGGGGGCTGGAACAGGTCAGGACCAGATCGCCCAAACCGCACAGCCCCGCCACGGTCTCGGCCTGCCCGCCCATGGCGACGGCGAGGCGGGTCATCTCCGCAAAGCCGCGCGTGATCAGGGCGGCGTGGGCGCTGCGACCCAGTTGACGTCCCTCGGACACGCCGCAGGCGATGGCCAGAACATTCTTCAACGCCCCGCCCGCCTCGGCGCCGACCAGGTCGGTGGCCAGATAGGGTCTGAAGCCGGGCGCCGACAGGGTGTTCAACAGGGCCTGCCCCAGGCATTCGTCAGCGCAGGCCAGGGTGACGGCGGTCGGAAGACCGCGCGCCACCTCGCCGGCGAAACTGGGGCCGGACAGAACCGCCGCCGGGGCGTCCGGCAGGGTCTCGGCCAGCACCTCGGTCATCAGCTTCATCGTGCCCCGCTCGACGCCCTTGGAGCAGAGCACCACCGGCACGCCGGCCCGGTGATAGGGGGCGAAGGCCGTCAGGGTCGCGCGCATATGCTGGGCCGGCGGCACCGCCAGGATCAGGTCGCAGTCGCCCAGATCAGCCAGATCGGCGGTGAATTTGAGACCTTCGGCCAGGGGCACGCCCGGCAGATACAGGTCATTGGTCCGCGTCGTCGCCAGAGTGTCGGCCAGTTGCGGCTCGCGCGCCTGAAGCGTCGTATCCAACCCGGCGCGGACG from Brevundimonas sp. SL130 encodes the following:
- a CDS encoding NAD(P)H-dependent glycerol-3-phosphate dehydrogenase, producing MEFRTAGVIGAGAWGTALAQVCVRAGLDTTLQAREPQLADTLATTRTNDLYLPGVPLAEGLKFTADLADLGDCDLILAVPPAQHMRATLTAFAPYHRAGVPVVLCSKGVERGTMKLMTEVLAETLPDAPAAVLSGPSFAGEVARGLPTAVTLACADECLGQALLNTLSAPGFRPYLATDLVGAEAGGALKNVLAIACGVSEGRQLGRSAHAALITRGFAEMTRLAVAMGGQAETVAGLCGLGDLVLTCSSPQSRNMSLGLALGQGRTVEQALAGKRSVAEGYESAPAVRALAARLGVETPIAEGIAALLAGEITVDGLIDGLLSRPLKAERV